From a single Brassica oleracea var. oleracea cultivar TO1000 chromosome C5, BOL, whole genome shotgun sequence genomic region:
- the LOC106295280 gene encoding delta-9 desaturase-like 5 protein gives MCNPTRDDGSSQSGMVRKEKTPYFQRYWTWADVARAVTVTVVHFLCLLAPFNYKWEALRFGLILVAVTNLLITFSYHRNLAHRSFTLPKWLEYPIAYAAVFALQGDPLDWVSIHRFHHQFTDSDRDPHSPKEGFLFSHVMWIFDTLYIKYKCGGRNNVMDLKQQWFYRFLRKTIGFHVLMFWTVLYLYGGLPYLTCGGGVGGVLGYHVTWLVNSACHIWGSRSWKTKDTSRNVWWLSIFTMGESWHNNHHAFESSARQGLEWWQIDITWYLIRLFEVLGLATNVKLPSEFQKQKLALVH, from the exons ATGTGTAATCCCACTAGGGACGATGGCTCTAGCCAAAGCGGCATGGTGCGTAAAGAGAAAACACCATATTTTCAGAGATATTGGACGTGGGCTGATGTAGCAAGAGCGGTAACCGTCACGGTGGTGCACTTTTTGTGTCTCCTGGCACCATTTAACTACAAATGGGAAGCATTACGGTTCGGTCTGATTCTCGTCGCAGTGACTAACCTGCTCATTACATTCTCGTATCATAGGAACTTGGCTCATCGGAGCTTTACGCTCCCAAAATGGCTTGAGTATCCTATCGCTTACGCTGCCGTTTTCGCTCTTCAG GGTGATCCACTGGATTGGGTGAGCATACACAGGTTCCATCACCAGTTCACTGACTCGGACCGCGACCCACATAGCCCTAAGGAAGGATTCTTGTTCAGCCATGTCATGTGGATATTTGACACCCTTTATATAAAATATAAG TGTGGTGGACGTAACAACGTGATGGACTTGAAGCAGCAATGGTTCTATAGGTTCCTACGAAAGACAATTGGCTTCCACGTCTTAATGTTTTGGACCGTTCTCTATCTCTACGGTGGTTTACCTTACCTTACATGCGGAGGG GGCGTTGGAGGTGTGTTAGGGTACCACGTGACATGGCTCGTAAACTCCGCATGCCATATTTGGGGTTCGAGGTCGTGGAAGACTAAAGACACATCTCGTAACGTTTG GTGGCTGAGCATATTTACGATGGGAGAGAGCTGGCACAACAACCACCACGCGTTTGAGTCATCGGCGAGGCAAGGATTGGAGTGGTGGCAGATAGATATCACCTGGTACCTCATTCGACTATTTGAGGTTCTCGGATTAGCCACCAATGTGAAGTTGCCTTCGGAATTTCAAAAACAGAAACTGGCTCTCGTTCATTGA
- the LOC106344256 gene encoding ATP-dependent zinc metalloprotease FTSH 8, chloroplastic-like — translation MAASSACLIGSGLSVYTTKHRSKQLVLSSRFASVDRTTSKVTLVKASLDVNKHEARRGFFKLLLGNAAAAGVGLLGTGKANADEQGVSSSRMSYSRFLEYLDKGRVDKVDLYENGTIAIVKAVSPELGNRIQRVRVQLPGLSQELLQKLRAKNIDFAAHTAQEDQGSPLLNLIGNLAFPLILIGGLFLLSRRSSGGMGGPGGPGFPLQIGQSKAKFQMEPNTGVTFDDVAGVDEAKQDFMEVVEFLKKPERFTAVGARIPKGVLLVGPPGTGKTLLAKAIAGEAGVPFFSISGSEFVEMFVGVGASRVRDLFKKAKENAPCIVFVDEIDAVGRQRGTGIGGGNDEREQTLNQLLTEMDGFEGNTGVIVVAATNRADILDSALLRPGRFDRQVSVDVPDVKGRTEILKVHSGNKKFENGVSLEVIAMRTPGFSGADLANLLNEAAILAGRRGKTAISSKEIDDSIDRIVAGMEGTVMTDGKSKSLVSKSTNVSGI, via the exons ATGGCTGCTTCATCGGCTTGTCTCATCGGGAGCGGATTATCTGTCTACACAACTAAACACAGGTCTAAACAGCTAGTGCTCTCCTCAAGGTTTGCTTCAGTTGATAGGACGACATCTAAAGTTACTCTTGTGAAGGCTTCTTTAGATGTGAACAAACACGAAGCAAGAAGAGGCTTCTTCAAGCTTTTGCTTGGAAACGCTGCAGCTGCTGGAGTGGGTTTACTCGGAACTGGGAAAGCAAACGCAGATGAACAAGGAGTTTCGTCGTCAAGGATGTCTTACTCTAGGTTCCTTGAGTATCTAGACAAAGGAAGGGTTGATAAAGTAGATTTGTACGAGAACGGGACAATAGCTATTGTGAAGGCTGTTTCTCCTGAGCTAGGCAACAGGATCCAGCGTGTACGCGTGCAGCTACCGGGACTGAGTCAAGAGCTTCTCCAGAAGCTGAGGGCAAAGAATATCGACTTTGCAGCACATACTGCTCAGGAAGACCAAGGCTCTCCGCTACTCAACTTGATTGGGAATCTCGCATTCCCTCTGATTCTCATTGGCGGTTTGTTTCTTCTCTCGAGACGGTCCTCCGGTGGAATGGGTGGTCCCGGTGGTCCCGGCTTCCCGCTTCAGATCGGTCAGTCCAAAGCAAAGTTCCAGATGGAGCCAAACACTGGTGTAACGTTCGATGACGTTGCTGGAGTCGATGAAGCCAAGCAAGACTTCATGGAAGTGGTGGAGTTTCTGAAGAAGCCTGAGAGGTTCACTGCGGTCGGTGCTCGGATCCCGAAAGGTGTTCTTCTCGTTGGTCCTCCCGGTACTGGGAAAACACTCTTGGCAAAGGCCATTGCTGGTGAAGCTGGTGTACCTTTCTTTTCCATCTCGGGGTCTGAGTTTGTTGAGATGTTTGTCGGTGTTGGTGCTTCGAGGGTCCGTGATCTTTTCAAAAAGGCCAAGGAGAACGCTCCTTGTATTGTCTTTGTTGATGAGATTGATGCTGTTGGTAGGCAGAGAGGGACTGGTATCGGTGGAGGTAATGATGAAAGAGAACAGACGCTTAACCAGCTTCTGACGGAGATGGATGGTTTTGAAGGTAACACTGGTGTTATCGTGGTTGCTGCAACCAACAGAGCTGATATTCTTGACTCCGCCTTGTTGAGACCAGGACGTTTTGACCGGCAG GTGTCTGTTGACGTTCCAGACGTTAAGGGAAGAACAGAGATACTCAAGGTTCACTCTGGGAACAAGAAATTTGAGAATGGAGTTTCACTAGAAGTAATAGCCATGAGAACGCCTGGATTCAGTGGAGCTGATCTTGCAAACCTCTTAAACGAAGCTGCCATATTAGCCGGACGCCGTGGAAAGACAGCGATATCATCTAAAGAGATTGATGATTCGATTGATAGAATTGTAGCTGGGATGGAAGGCACTGTCATGACTGATGGGAAGAGCAAAAGCTTG GTCAGCAAGTCAACAAATGTGTCTGGCATTTGA
- the LOC106292517 gene encoding protein ROOT PRIMORDIUM DEFECTIVE 1-like, whose translation MRFSFFMRSLLLHPCGGSIITVRSKTTSGQYVASRSRDPVFEKLMDKYKNLLKVIAIQDLILANPTAEPPSVSIEFLSRLSQKLHLNRGAASFLRKYPHIFHVLYDPVKSQPFCRLTDAAMEISRQEALAINASLPVVVDRLVRLLSMSISKSVPLRAVFKVWRELGLPDDFEDSVISKNPHVFKLSDGHEPNTHILELVQEEGKESLSFEAAVEKWRVVECCEEDCSVDRTEVQFSFKHCYPPGMRLGKNFKAKVKEWQKLPYGGPYEDMVGKKKNKSGVMGVEKRAVAIAHEFLSLTVEKMVEVEKISHFRKCFGIDLNIRDLFLDHPGMFYISTKGKRHTVFLREAYERGRLIDPNPVYDARRKLLDLVLLGRHAALSDSRETDMSEEE comes from the coding sequence ATGAGGTTTAGCTTCTTCATGAGATCACTTCTGCTTCACCCCTGTGGAGGCTCCATCATCACCGTCCGATCAAAAACGACGTCTGGTCAGTACGTGGCTTCAAGATCAAGAGACCCTGTTTTCGAGAAGCTCATGGACAAATACAAGAACCTCCTCAAGGTCATCGCCATACAAGACCTCATCCTCGCCAACCCAACAGCTGAACCTCCTTCCGTATCCATCGAGTTTCTCTCCAGGCTCTCCCAGAAGCTCCACCTCAACCGTGGCGCTGCTTCTTTCCTGAGGAAGTACCCTCACATTTTCCACGTCTTGTATGATCCTGTGAAGTCTCAGCCCTTTTGCAGGTTAACTGATGCAGCCATGGAGATTTCTCGCCAAGAGGCTTTGGCTATCAATGCTTCTTTGCCTGTTGTTGTTGACAGGTTGGTCAGGCTCCTGTCTATGTCTATATCAAAGTCAGTCCCTCTTCGTGCGGTTTTCAAGGTTTGGAGAGAGCTTGGACTCCCTGATGACTTTGAGGACTCTGTGATCTCAAAGAACCCTCATGTCTTTAAGCTTAGTGATGGTCATGAGCCCAATACACATATCTTAGAGCTCGTTCAAGAAGAAGGTAAAGAAAGTCTGAGTTTTGAAGCTGCGGTTGAGAAATGGAGGGTGGTTGAGTGTTGTGAGGAGGATTGCAGCGTCGATAGAACCGAAGTTCAGTTTAGTTTCAAACATTGCTACCCACCAGGGATGAGACTGGGGAAGAACTTTAAGGCTAAAGTGAAGGAATGGCAGAAACTGCCTTACGGTGGTCCCTACGAGGACATGGTTGGCAAGAAAAAGAACAAGTCCGGTGTGATGGGAGTTGAGAAAAGAGCGGTTGCGATTGCTCATGAGTTCTTGAGTCTGACTGTGGAGAAGATGGTGGAGGTAGAGAAGATCAGCCACTTCAGGAAATGTTTTGGGATTGATTTGAACATAAGGGATTTGTTCTTGGATCACCCGGGGATGTTTTATATTTCAACTAAAGGGAAAAGACACACGGTGTTTCTCAGAGAGGCTTACGAGAGAGGACGTTTGATAGATCCAAATCCAGTGTACGATGCGAGGAGGAAGCTTCTTGATCTTGTCCTCTTGGGCCGCCATGCTGCTTTATCAGATTCTAGGGAGACAGATATGTCTGAAGAAGAATGA
- the LOC106292515 gene encoding probable alpha,alpha-trehalose-phosphate synthase [UDP-forming] 7 — protein MISRSYTNLLDLASGNFPVMGRERSRRLLPRVMTVPGNVSEFDDDDQASSDNPSSVSSDRMIIVANRLPLKAERLNGTWSFAWDQDSLYLQLKDGFPEDMEVLYVGSLSVDVVGSHEQEHVAQILLEKFKCVPAFFPPDLQSKFYHGFCKRQLWPLFHYMLPFSPANGGRFDRSMWEAYVAANKLFFQKVVEVINPDDDFVWIHDYHLMVLPTFLRRRFNRIRMGFFLHSPFPSSEVYRSLPVREEILKALLNSDLIGFHTFDYARHFLTCCSRMLGLEYQSKRGYIGLEYHGRTVGIKIMPVGIDMGRIQSVMRDSEEEGKVMELERRYQGKTVLLGIDDMDIFKGINLKLLAMEQMLKQHSTWRGKAVLVQIVNPARGKGIDIEKTRGEIEETCRRINEEFGYHQPVVYIDTPISITEINAYYHIAECVVVTAVRDGMNLTPYEYIVCRQGAKKSVLVASEFIGCSPSLSGAIRVNPWNVEATGEALNEALSMSDGEKRLRHEKHYRYVSTHDVAFWSRSFLQDLERICVDHFKKRCWGMGISFGFRVVALDPNFRKLSIPLIVSDYKRAKSRGILLDYDGTLMPQNSINKAPSQEVMNFLAALCEDKKNSVFIVSGRGRESLGEWFSPCRNIGIAAEHGYFLKWPGSEEWETCGQGTDFGWMQIVEPVMKQYTESTDGSSIEVKDSALVWQYRDADPGFGSLQAKEMLEHLESVLANEPVAVKSGHYIVEVKPQGVSKGYVSEKIFSSMAEEGKPVDFVLCIGDDRSDEDMFEAIGNAMSKNLLCGDALVFACTVGQKPSKAKYYLDDTMEVRSMLESLAEASEASNFSMRELDDAL, from the exons ATGATTTCTAGGTCGTACACCAACTTGCTAGACCTTGCGTCAGGGAACTTCCCTGTGATGGGGAGAGAGCGCAGCAGGAGGCTTCTTCCTAGAGTAATGACAGTTCCTGGCAACGTCTCCGAGTTCGATGACGACGATCAAGCTTCCTCCGATAATCCCTCCTCCGTTTCCTCTGATCGAATGATCATCGTCGCGAATCGTCTCCCCTTGAAAGCCGAGAGACTAAACGGAACCTGGAGCTTCGCCTGGGATCAAGACTCGTTATATCTCCAGCTCAAGGACGGCTTCCCCGAGGATATGGAGGTCTTATACGTCGGATCTTTGAGCGTCGACGTCGTCGGCTCACACGAGCAAGAACACGTGGCGCAAATACTGTTGGAGAAATTCAAATGCGTTCCAGCTTTCTTCCCACCCGATTTGCAGTCAAAGTTCTACCACGGATTCTGCAAGAGGCAGTTATGGCCGTTATTCCACTACATGCTTCCGTTTTCGCCTGCTAACGGTGGGAGATTCGATCGGTCTATGTGGGAGGCTTACGTGGCAGCCAACAAACTCTTCTTCCAGAAGGTCGTCGAGGTGATAAACCCTGACGATGATTTTGTATGGATTCACGATTACCATCTGATGGTTCTACCTACTTTTTTAAGAAGACGATTTAACCGTATCAGGATGGGGTTCTTCCTCCACAGCCCTTTCCCTTCCTCCGAG GTCTACAGGTCTCTCCCCGTTCGCGAAGAGATTCTCAAAGCTTTACTAAACAGCGACCTCATCGGCTTCCACACGTTCGATTACGCGCGTCACTTCTTAACCTGCTGCAGCCGGATGCTGGGGTTGGAGTATCAGTCCAAGAGAGGCTACATTGGGCTGGAGTATCACGGGAGGACCGTGGGGATAAAGATCATGCCCGTGGGGATCGACATGGGACGTATCCAGTCTGTGATGAGAGACTCAGAGGAGGAAGGGAAGGTGATGGAGCTCGAAAGGCGTTACCAAGGCAAGACGGTGCTGCTTGGGATTGATGACATGGATATTTTCAAAGGGATCAACCTGAAGCTGCTCGCGATGGAGCAAATGCTTAAGCAGCACTCTACCTGGAGAGGGAAGGCCGTCTTGGTTCAGATTGTGAATCCCGCTAGGGGTAAAGGGATTGACATTGAGAAAACACGCGGCGAAATCGAAGAAACCTGTAGGAGGATCAACGAAGAGTTTGGATACCACCAACCAGTTGTATATATTGACACTCCAATTTCGATCACTGAGATCAATGCTTATTACCATATCGCCGAGTGTGTGGTCGTTACGGCCGTTAGAGATGGGATGAACCTGACTCCTTATGAGTATATAGTATGCAGACAGGGTGCAAAGAAGAGCGTGTTGGTTGCGTCCGAGTTTATCGGATGCTCTCCTTCGCTTAGCGGAGCCATAAGGGTGAACCCGTGGAACGTCGAAGCGACTGGTGAAGCGCTGAACGAGGCCTTATCGATGAGCGACGGCGAGAAACGGCTGCGGCATGAGAAGCATTACCGGTACGTTAGTACTCACGACGTTGCGTTTTGGTCGAGGAGTTTCTTGCAAGATTTAGAGAGGATATGCGTGGACCATTTCAAGAAAAGGTGTTGGGGGATGGGGATTAGTTTTGGTTTTCGAGTTGTGGCGCTTGATCCTAACTTTAGGAAGCTTTCGATACCGTTGATTGTTTCGGATTACAAGAGGGCGAAAAGCAGAGGTATACTGTTGGATTATGACGGCACTCTGATGCCTCAGAACTCTATCAACAAAGCTCCCAGCCAAGAAGTTATGAACTTCTTGGCTGCCCTTTGTGAGGACAAGAAGAATTCAGTTTTTATTGTGAGCGGAAGAGGAAGGGAGAGCTTAGGCGAATGGTTCTCTCCGTGCAGAAACATTGGAATTGCAGCAGAGCATGGTTACTTCTTGAA GTGGCCAGGCAGTGAAGAGTGGGAAACATGTGGCCAGGGAACTGATTTTGGTTGGATGCAGATCGTGGAGCCTGTGATGAAACAGTACACTGAATCTACGGATGGCTCTTCCATTGAAGTTAAAGATAGTGCTCTGGTTTGGCAATACAGGGATGCGGATCCGGGCTTTGGTTCTTTGCAAGCAAAGGAAATGTTAGAGCATCTAGAGAGTGTTCTAGCTAATGAGCCTGTTGCAGTCAAGAGCGGTCACTACATTGTAGAAGTCAAGCCTCAA GGAGTGAGCAAAGGATATGTGTCAGAAAAGATATTTTCATCAATGGCTGAAGAGGGGAAACCAGTTGATTTCGTGCTGTGTATTGGAGATGACCGATCTGATGAAGACATGTTTGAGGCGATTGGTAATGCGATGTCGAAGAACTTGCTATGCGGAGATGCTCTTGTGTTTGCATGCACAGTTGGGCAAAAGCCAAGCAAGGCTAAATATTATTTGGATGATACTATGGAAGTGAGAAGCATGCTTGAATCTTTAGCTGAAGCATCAGAGGCTTCGAACTTCTCTATGCGTGAACTTGACGATGCCCTTTGA
- the LOC106292520 gene encoding uncharacterized protein LOC106292520: protein MEKGTDGKMKSVASNPANYVSIIQLQERWIKEKEGKHKERDLGVKQQVDGQPRREKEEPRVNLEGRFHINRLKKETNCVDKEGVEVSATVSKKGEDGGYWRDRKKKWSKKKNKKNQGGSVKEVVKSVSVKEEIPGDNIVQNRENAAAASNSISLETRFEHLLIKKRVEEDGRDRQVKVPARLNSRQGYYRTMVWVKKGENNGAGAGNSFNV from the coding sequence ATGGAGAAGGGTACCGATGGGAAGATGAAGAGTGTGGCTTCGAATCCGGCTAACTACGTATCCATCATTCAGCTTCAGGAGCGCTGGATTAAGGAGAAAGAAGGGAAACACAAGGAAAGAGACTTAGGAGTGAAGCAGCAAGTCGATGGACAACCAAGGAGAGAAAAAGAAGAACCAAGGGTAAATCTCGAGGGGCGTTTTCATATCAACCGTCTGAAAAAGGAAACAAACTGTGTTGATAAAGAAGGAGTCGAGGTCTCTGCAACTGTGAGCAAGAAGGGTGAAGATGGAGGATATTGGAGGGATAGAAAGAAGAAATGGTCTAAGAAGAAGAATAAGAAGAATCAAGGTGGCTCTGTGAAAGAGGTTGTCAAGAGTGTATCGGTGAAAGAGGAGATTCCCGGAGATAATATTGTTCAAAACAGAGAGAATGCTGCTGCTGCTAGTAATTCGATTTCTTTAGAAACTCGTTTTGAGCATCTCTTGATCAAGAAGAGAGTGGAAGAGGATGGAAGAGACAGACAAGTCAAGGTACCTGCGAGATTGAACAGCAGACAAGGTTATTACCGGACCATGGTGTGGGTGAAGAAGGGAGAGAACAATGGAGCTGGTGCTGGGAATAGCTTCAACGTTTAA
- the LOC106292516 gene encoding ATP-dependent zinc metalloprotease FTSH 8, chloroplastic has product MAASSACLIGSGLSVYTTKHRSKQLVLSSRFASVDRTTSKVTLVKASLDVNKHEARRGFFKLLLGNAAAAGVGLLGTGKANADEQGVSSSRMSYSRFLEYLDKGRVDKVDLYENGTIAIVKAVSPELGNRIQRVRVQLPGLSQELLQKLRAKNIDFAAHTAQEDQGSPLLNLIGNLAFPLILIGGLFLLSRRSSGGMGGPGGPGFPLQIGQSKAKFQMEPNTGVTFDDVAGVDEAKQDFMEVVEFLKKPERFTAVGARIPKGVLLVGPPGTGKTLLAKAIAGEAGVPFFSISGSEFVEMFVGVGASRVRDLFKKAKENAPCIVFVDEIDAVGRQRGTGIGGGNDEREQTLNQLLTEMDGFEGNTGVIVVAATNRADILDSALLRPGRFDRQVSVDVPDVKGRTEILKVHSGNKKFENGVSLEVIAMRTPGFSGADLANLLNEAAILAGRRGKTAISSKEIDDSIDRIVAGMEGTVMTDGKSKSLVAYHEVGHAVCGTLTPGHDAVQKVTLIPRGQARGLTWFIPSDDPTLISKQQLFARIVGGLGGRAAEEVIFGEPEVTTGAVGDLQQITGLAKQMVTTFGMSEIGPWSLMDSSAQSDVIMRMMARNSMSEKLANDIDSAVKTLSDRAYEIALGHIRNNREAMDKIVEVLLEKETMSGDEFRAILSEFTEIPPENRVASSTSTPTPASV; this is encoded by the exons ATGGCTGCTTCATCGGCTTGTCTCATCGGGAGCGGATTATCTGTCTACACAACTAAACACAGGTCTAAACAGCTAGTGCTCTCCTCAAGGTTTGCTTCAGTTGATAGGACGACATCTAAAGTTACTCTTGTGAAGGCTTCTTTAGATGTGAACAAACACGAAGCAAGAAGAGGCTTCTTCAAGCTTTTGCTTGGAAACGCTGCAGCTGCTGGAGTGGGTTTACTCGGAACTGGGAAAGCAAACGCAGATGAACAAGGAGTTTCGTCGTCAAGGATGTCTTACTCTAGGTTCCTTGAGTATCTAGACAAAGGAAGGGTTGATAAAGTAGATTTGTACGAGAACGGGACAATAGCTATTGTGAAGGCTGTTTCTCCTGAGCTAGGCAACAGGATCCAGCGTGTACGCGTGCAGCTACCGGGACTGAGTCAAGAGCTTCTCCAGAAGCTGAGGGCAAAGAATATCGACTTTGCAGCACATACTGCTCAGGAAGACCAAGGCTCTCCGCTACTCAACTTGATTGGGAATCTCGCATTCCCTCTGATTCTCATTGGCGGTTTGTTTCTTCTCTCGAGACGGTCCTCCGGTGGAATGGGTGGTCCCGGTGGTCCCGGCTTCCCGCTTCAGATCGGTCAGTCCAAAGCAAAGTTCCAGATGGAGCCAAACACTGGTGTAACGTTCGATGACGTTGCTGGAGTCGATGAAGCCAAGCAAGACTTCATGGAAGTGGTGGAGTTTCTGAAGAAGCCTGAGAGGTTCACTGCGGTCGGTGCTCGGATCCCGAAAGGTGTTCTTCTCGTTGGTCCTCCCGGTACTGGGAAAACACTCTTGGCAAAGGCCATTGCTGGTGAAGCTGGTGTACCTTTCTTTTCCATCTCGGGGTCTGAGTTTGTTGAGATGTTTGTCGGTGTTGGTGCTTCGAGGGTCCGTGATCTTTTCAAAAAGGCCAAGGAGAACGCTCCTTGTATTGTCTTTGTTGATGAGATTGATGCTGTTGGTAGGCAGAGAGGGACTGGTATCGGTGGAGGTAATGATGAAAGAGAACAGACGCTTAACCAGCTTCTGACGGAGATGGATGGTTTTGAAGGTAACACTGGTGTTATCGTGGTTGCTGCAACCAACAGAGCTGATATTCTTGACTCCGCCTTGTTGAGACCAGGACGTTTTGACCGGCAG GTGTCTGTTGACGTTCCAGACGTTAAGGGAAGAACAGAGATACTCAAGGTTCACTCTGGGAACAAGAAATTTGAGAATGGAGTTTCACTAGAAGTAATAGCCATGAGAACGCCTGGATTCAGTGGAGCTGATCTTGCAAACCTCTTAAACGAAGCTGCCATATTAGCCGGACGCCGTGGAAAGACAGCGATATCATCTAAAGAGATTGATGATTCGATTGATAGAATTGTAGCTGGGATGGAAGGCACTGTCATGACTGATGGGAAGAGCAAAAGCTTGGTTGCTTATCATGAAGTTGGCCATGCCGTCTGTGG AACATTGACTCCAGGGCATGATGCTGTCCAAAAGGTCACATTGATACCAAGAGGCCAAGCGAGAGGTCTGACTTGGTTCATTCCCTCAGATGATCCAACTCTAATCTCCAAACAGCAACTGTTTGCAAGAATTGTTGGTGGACTCGGTGGTAGAGCCGCTGAAGAAGTCATCTTCGGTGAGCCGGAGGTGACTACTGGTGCAGTTGGTGACTTGCAACAGATCACCGGTTTGGCTAAGCAG ATGGTGACAACATTTGGAATGTCTGAGATTGGACCATGGTCGTTGATGGACTCATCAGCACAAAGCGATGTGATCATGAGGATGATGGCCAGAAACTCAATGTCTGAGAAGCTTGCGAACGACATTGATTCAGCCGTGAAGACACTGTCAGACAGAGCGTACGAGATAGCTTTGGGGCACATAAGGAACAACCGTGAAGCCATGGACAAGATTGTTGAAGTACTTTTGGAGAAAGAGACAATGTCAGGCGATGAGTTCCGAGCAATCCTGTCTGAGTTTACAGAAATCCCACCTGAGAACCGTGTTGCTTCTTCGACATCGACACCAACACCAGCTTCTGTCTGA